The DNA region ctcttcttaatcaaaagcaaaaggattgaggaaaagaaaatcttctagggtgcagaatattcactaattggaaaaaacaaataacacgtgtcattctcagattaattatcataaaaaaaatacattttaaaattttagatttgattaggatttatattgtatatttcttgattttatcttaatttatttttgatttattttcagaggaaaaaaaatacatttttaaattttagattggATTagtatttaggtggtttatttcttgattttatcttaatttatttattatttatttttagagtattaattaatatatcccaaactttttttaaaaagagtgagtttgaaagctatagcttaagttaattttttaatatattcccaaataataataataataataataataataataataataataataataataataataattattataacatatgtgtgcgaatatgggccggttgggtactatagtgcccatacccgcacccatacccactattttttgcgggtaattatctatactcaacctcatacccatttagcggttttttaccatACCCATAGtgagtattttttgcgggtaccctatgattttgagacccattgtcatccatagatttagattttggcaaagatgaatagcttcctgtaatgacattgaattgtctaaaggtagggagcttcgagttgctacccacgtgagtatggagacgaGTACATGTAATTTTATAAAAACGCGGATATGAaaatggtactatagtacctatcCATTGTCATCcttacttagttggaataaacacaataatgttatactttatgatatatcttacacaatcctgatttgtgctactatcacattaattttttttaagattaatatgttgataattccttatatctatgatttgtgttatcgtcttcatatttacgaagaatgtgaaacgagttcctcttggtctcaatcgggcttagaagagaagtctttatctccactttactcatcaattctcacttttctatttcattcgttgtttaatatatttttaataatcaaagtattaattaatgtatcaaatacaatagacatatttcccgtgcaacgcgcgggtaaaaagcACTAGTACAATGATATTAGAGGTACGCGCAAAAAATACTCACAATgagtagggtaaaaacccgctatatgggtatgaggttgggtatgggtaaATACCCACAAAAACTAATGGGTACGGGTGCGGGTATAGGTACTacagtacccaacccgccccatacccgcacacatatgCATACACATAATTGGTAATATATGTTAATAAACTTAAAGTATAACTTCCTaacttcttttaaaaaatacgTTAGTGAagtcttaatattatatatacgAATCATAATTAttctcacttatttttaaaataaattattaaccgATAACTTTAGAAGTTTATCAATAatctaaatttataaatttaaagcttCAATTCTCGCTTattctttttataaaatttataccTATTCCAATGATTTTACTTCTTAAATATTCGGATAAtcgtttgtatttttaatttatgctttttattttaataacagttatattttgattttctatTAAAGAAAGTTAAATTTTCGCTAGCGAAATTGCGGGTAACGGGTACGGGTAtgggcatataggtacccacagggtacggggacgggcaTTTAGGCTGCTACCCACACGGGTATGAGAACGGGTACGGGTACTTTTTGAAAACTCAGGTATGGGGATGAGTACTATAGTATCCTACCCaaaccctacccattgtcatccctataTATTTACTAAAACATACAATTTGTTTTTGAATGTTAGCTTAAGTTGTAAAAGTTAGGAACACATGAGTTGGGTGAAAGCGTTCATGGATCAATATCTGgaaggtgcaatttatctttccgatataaaaaaaaaaaactaaaacatacaattttaatttattgaacACTTGTACAAAATGAcatatttatctatctatatatatctatactatatactatactatactatactataataatatatataaagggagagttgtGCAGTCTTCAGGCCAAACCAGTCATTCAACACCTTAATGCATAACAATCTAATTTTTAGCAtggatattttagtaaaaaatcacatttttttGCAAGGATTCAATCATGACCGTTCATATCGCAATGCTTGACATTTTATGCTCTTCTTTGATCCAACGTTTCAGTTTTTTTGGCTTCTCATTTGCTCAGTACTTTCAACCGCATTCCAAGCGATGAAACGCCTCTCAGAAGGTGAGTCAGTGAATGCAAAAGTGGAACAGTCTCTCTGAAGCAATCGTTTCGAAAGCGTTACAAGAAATCAGTGTTCCTTCTCCAATCTTCTTAATTTATGCATACCCTTTTCTCTCTCTCCATACCCTTTCTTTCCCTCTCTTTGCAATCAGTGTCTGCGAAATCAGTGCTTGGGAATTCCTTAAATCAGTATTTGCGAAATTGAAACGCTACGCTCATGGATTTTCCTGTGTTCAGAGAGGAAGTTCTTAAAGGTAACCTTCAACCTCTCTATTTCTTTCGTTGGGTTTGATTGATAGTATACCTTTTAAAGCTGAATGATGAAAGTGAGAAAAGTGACACCAGATGGCTCGGTGCTCGCTGCTGGTGCTTACGGCGGTGTTGGGTATAACTCTACAGCTGCACTGTCGTCATCGAGCTTCCAGAAAGAAGCAGGTTTGTCAAATGCACTTTAACTTTCCTTGCTCTGCCTTTTCGCCAGCTTATTTCATCTCAAAGTTACCATCTTTGCCATCAACtgcattttttttgttatggGTTTAtgtatttccttttttttaactttctcACTTGCTGAATTactcttttatttttcatttgcaTTTAATCATGCTTTGCAGACTCTACTCTCACTGAAGGAAGCTTTGGTTTACTTAATTTGgcttttattttcatattttagatTAGGTATCACCTCAATGAACTTTAATAATTATCTTTGTTCATTTTCagcatctgccatgtacttttCTTGAATGTTGATACATAAACTACATTCCTTGGCATGCAGCGATGAATTGCAAGGAATGCGTCATGTCTGAAAGGAAAGGTGAAAAGATTCAGATAGAAAGTTTTTGGATTTTGCTAAATGTCATAGACATGTGGCAAAGAAGTAGTGGATATGAACACATGGCTTTCAGGTTGTGACCTTATCTCAATtatccttaatcattttgtaTAAATTTAATCTTTCAATCTATGCATTTCATTAGTATGTGGTaataattaatgaaaatatGAGTGGTTTTTCTTgcttcctccattttctctttaCATGTTGGATACAACTTCTTCTGCTACAGCTGTGGGAAGGATTCCGTGCATGGACATATATGTGACAAACCTTAGTCCACTTTAGACTTCATAGGTATCATTGGAAGTCCTGTCATTCAGAAttagattttattttgaatgaaaGATTTTGCATtttgcaattaattttgaattactCAATTGCATTAGGGTGATGAGATTTCAAGTTTTTTTTCGGTATGAGTTTCCAATGAATCTACACATCTTATCTCTCAtgtaaatgaaaagaaagaaagtgtTGTGTGTAAGGATAAATTGTATGCTTTATAATAGGGATTTCAAAATAATTACTTGTAGTAGTTTATTTCAGCTTACTTTCATGTACTAATACTAAATATTTAAGCACAAACACTTGAGAATAGGCCGGAAATAACTTTTGGGATAAAAACTACTTTTAATATATTCTCTTTGTTAAGTTCAAATTGATTGCATTTGCAGATCAGGTTCCAAGTTGTTTTCCCAAAAACTCCTTCCCCATAGGCATGCTAACCATTTGCGTGTGTGTGCtttggttttgttgtttggATTTTAATGGAGTCTACCATCTATTTTCTATTCATTGTATACTTCTTCCCTGTGCCCCTTTCTTTTCATGTGTTCCTTTACATTCCAGGTTTGTGTTTGTAATTTGGTTCTCAAGTCAAGAAGGAGGAGCTTAAGCAAACATTTTTGCAGTTTGGAACTGAGTCAGTTCCAGAAGACCTCAGGTTATGCACAgctaatatgtttttttaatatctCATACAATAGTAAATACAATCAGATATAGCACAAAAAGGGAGAGAAAACTTGCAAGTTTCAATGTTTCCTCTTGGATTGCATATTCTAAAGAGGTGGTTTGTTAGTTTTCTTAAGATGTCATTTTAGTCCTTTTATAATAAAGGTGCTGCCAATATCTTATAAAGGTGGTTTGAGTTATTATCTTTTAAGGTACTGTCTTTAAACACTTTTAGAATGGAAAACCTTTTTGCTGGCAGAGTGAATAGAACCCCAGGGTCACAAATTTTTATTCTACTTTTATATTCTACTTTTAAAATAGTGATTCACTCCTCCACCCAAAGCTGTACTCTGCTAGCAACTTATCATTCCCACAATTTCATCTTAATTTCTAACAAAATATGTACATGCTTGAATTTCCATTATCCCCTCCTGGATCTTTTTTTAACAGACTCTACAGGTGAATATTTAACATTGAGAGGAACGCTCTATTGAGAACCTTCAGGGGAAGTACATGGGGAAAATCAGGGAGCCATTGATGCTTATTCATGTAGCATGAAGACGATATCTATTAGGTAATATATATTAGGTGACTTCGACACATATATCAATCTGTTTTGAAatttctggaaattgtcaatgcCACAATTAACGGGCAAAGTTAGCCTCTTATAGTTTCTTTGGCTTTTCAAATGTCTTCCTTTTAAGCGACTCATAAAATCTGTCTTTTGTTATTAGGTTCTCCCTTGTAATGATGTTGCAGCTTCTGAATTCTACAcacaatatcattttcaattaCAGTGGAGGCTGGGGACATGGATGAGCATGTTAATAATTCACAGGATGCTAGGGAGGATGTTGATCTAGACGAACTTTCATATGAGCAGCTACTAGCATTGGGGGAAGTTGTAGGAATTGAAAGCATTGGACTTCCAACTGATACAATAGCATATTTTCCTTCAGTCAAGTACAAGACCGGGAGTGATCAACATGGAAGCAATGATTCGTGTGTTATTTGTCGGGTGGGGTGGACTATGAGGACGGGGAGTCCTTGACAGTTCTTTCCTGCAAACATCTATAACATCTGAGTGCATTAACAATTAGTTGAAAATAAACAAGGTTTGCCCTGTTTGCAGTAAAGACTTCACTTCAAATTGAAGATAATATGTGCAAGTTGGGAGCTATTACCCCTCATTTTAGTAAGCATTGCTTTGCCGGGGGAATAGTCATTATGCTTCACTGTATCAAACTTCTGTGTTTTTATAATGCAAACTTTTGGATTCAGCTCTCTagattgtgttttttattttttttaatggaatATGACTGGCATTATAGTGGTCAGTTTTTAACAGTTATTGTGGCTGTTCTACTTTCTTTCCTCAGCTTAGTTTAGCAAGTCTTGCTTCCTTAatacataaaaatatttaaaacacaattttttttataaaaatacatacaataaacaaaaatgagtatttctttttttcttaGATTTTTTTATCACTCCCCTTTGCAAAGATTGGCCAGGTGGGGAATTCTGATGTTGAATCGCTGCTTCTCCTTCAAGTTTTCTAGAGCAAGAGTCATCCGTGTTGATACTGTGCAATTGTTGATGGTGGATGCTGAGAATCAGCAGCTATGCTATTGATTTTAGCCTACTTCTTTGAGGTGTTATGTATTTATTATGAATTACTCTTCAATAAATGGAGTACCATTAGCATCTCATATAGTATGTGTCAGATAGAATAATAGAATTCTCCAATTTCTATCACAGGATAGACGGTTAAGCTAACCTTTATTACTTGTGAAGTGGCAAGGTTTGCAGGATCTTCCTCTTGATGATAGTTGTGGACCTGATTGAAGATGGTTTTGAAAGCTCTAATGCTAAACTTATCAAACTTATCCAGAGTGATGAGGATTAATCCTTTACTTGattatgtttttgtttcttaTTTTTGTTCCATTTAATATACTATATGCAAGTTGATGTACGAGTTTACTTTGAAATTATTTAAGTTAGTTTTTCAAAGTCTTGACACCCAAACACCATTCAGTTTCGTATAGGCTAGAGTGAGTCAACAACTCATGGAACCCGGTGGTGAAGTTCTGAGAAGCAATTTGGAccctaaaagaaaagaaaaaaaattaaaaagaaaaacttgaAAAACTTGAGTAGTTATTATGAACTCTGTAAAGTTACTATTATACTTCTCCTCATATTACCTATTAAAAAAGTGAGTGGTTGATTACATCTCTTTCCATTCCTCTCATATTTCGCTTTGACTTTGTTTTGACTTTTATTCGCAATGTAATTATTCcacttgaaaaaaatatatatgatgATTTATTTAGTGCCTTTTACTAGTTCATAAACACAAATAGATCTAATTATTGTGCTTCAACAAAACAACACATACACTTTCATCACaaaaaactagtgtttttttacccgtgcgatgcacggggaatacGTATGTGGTATTTTATACGTAAATCAATacgttgattttttaaaatataataaataaagatgaaatataagagtctgaaatgcgaagtaaacgattggtaaactaataaaaagattggttAAAGAAATCTCAAATTCTACAAAACATATAAGGGGACGGATCTATCGtgtttgatacatcaatcaatacgTTTTTTTTATACGTCAGTCAATAcgttgattatttaaaatatattaaacaacggatAAAATTGCAGAGTCTGATACGCTGAGCATAGTGGCggaaaagtcttaaattgaatcACTTGTTTGAAATTCATGCGGTTAAATAACTaataaacaaagatgaaatagaagTGTCTGAAATGCGAAGCAAACGACTGATTAACTAATAAGAAGATTGGTTAAcgaaacctcaaattctccaaAACATATAAGGGGATGGTTTTACGGTGTCTAATAAACAGTAGCTGAGTTACTCTGTAGTGAGCGCGATTATGCGCGTCATTTTCCGCTCACAcgttctcaaaaacttctttGTAGACAACATTGCGTGTGGAGCTCGAAACTACCCTTGCTCATCCACAATGAGTACCTTCAGGCATTTTCTAGACTTCACCCTTGAGAGAGCTACATACAGTTGTCCATGAGTAAACACAGGCCTCGGAAGGTAGAAACCGACATGAGAAAGGGACTGGCCCTGGCTCTGGTTTATAGTCATCGCAAAGCATAAAGTTACCGGGAACTGCTTTCGAGAGAACTTGAAGGGAAGACCAGAGTCAGAAGGCGTTAAGGTTATCCTCGGAATGTACTCATTTTTACCCAGCCTGATTCCTGATAAAACAGTCGCAACAATTATATACTGAGTAAGATGAGTGACTCTAAACAGGGTCCCATTACACAGACCGGCTGCTTGGTCTATGTTTCGTAGAAGCATGATCAGAACTCCAACTTTTAATATCAGTCTGTGGTTTGGAATTCCCTAGCACTGAACGTCGTTTAAAAACTCAGAGGTGAACCACTCCGCGTGAACCTCAGAATCCTCATCCGATCTACACGGGGTATCGTAGCTCAAGTACTCTCTCTCGACACCAGGAAGCTTTGACAGCATGTAGTTGTTGACGTGCTTGACGCTCTCGAGTGTAGGAGCGAGAATCACTCTTTCCTGAAAGTACGAATCATTTTCCAAGTTCGCCACTAAGTCCGGATAAGAAAAATTGACCAACTCAAGAAGAGGATCAGAACCCTGTCCAATCAACAAATCCGACAGAATTTCAATTGTTGTTTGAGTCTCGTCgatggtttcaaccgttccgtCGCCCACCTTAAGAATCCACTCAGCGAACTCTCTTACACTATTTTAAAAGTACTTCACGTACGTACCTCTCGGTTGGAGTTGAGCTTAAAACCCAGTAATTAATACATAAATAGATATACTATtttttaacatcaaattatcataaaactattgtaaaaaataaagaaaaagactaaaattattttaaattaggtttaaaatgttttttttttataaaaatgaaattatttatatgtGAAACATTCCTCCTCAtgcaattaaaataaataaatgtaacgatatatatattaatcttttcttttttagtcCCAGTACGACATATATTTACTACCAAATTTTCATTATTGTATGTATATTTACtcataattattaaaaactatGAAAAATGTACTTAAAGAAtatataaatgtatttttttattaatttatacatgaattattttcatgtaaaatgctTCTCCCATGAGAGCTTCTAATTCTTTAGTTTGTAAAAAACTACTTGAATATGACTACCTTCAGTAACAAAGCAAGTCCCCTGTTACAAAAGAAAGACCAACTCTTAAAGTCAGTCACATTTTCATCTACTGAACTCTGATAGACTATGGAAGGTGCATTAGCCACTTTGAAATGGCTAGTGGATTAAGGGGAAAATAGCTGAAAAATTAAAACCAAATCTATGAATACGAAACATTTAGAatgtataaattataaatcaaaatcaaagctCTAAAGCTATATAAAGCACAATATGTCCCATTTAAGATCAACTTGTTGGAGAGCATTAAATCAGATACAGAGTGAGAATCTTTGCTACCATGTTCACATACAGAAGAGTTGACACATTCCATGTCTGAACTTAAACCAAATGTCTTcatgaatcttggggtggaagCCTTGAGAATGCTTCTTGTGGAAGGATTGATTGTGGTGGATGAATTTCCTGAAACAGTTAAAGAAACTTAAATGTAGCATATCAAGAGAGAAGCATAAGGAGAAGGAAAGAGGCAAATTGAGGCTTTACTTTCACAGTATATATTGGAACATCTTGCCAACTTCTGCTTGTTAAGAGCCAAACTCTATGGCATGAATCATGGAACTTCATTTCAGCATCATAGAAGACCATCAGTCCAAAAAGTAGGTGACTAATAACTAACATAACAATAAAGCAGACGCACCAGAACTGCTGACTTTCTCTATCTATATATagatatctattttttttattcccaCTAAAAAAGTGCAGACGTGAATTTGAGGAACAACTATTTTCAGGTATCAAAATAATGTCGCAATTCAACATATTGGACAAAATCTGTAATCAGAATTCCTTCTCTGCTTATTTCAGTTACTAATTACATATAGCCCATGCTTAAGTAAATATTTGGATGAAGAAAATCAACAGATCAAGGTGCAAGTGCAAGAACTTTACTTCAGGAATAAACTTAGCTATGAAATtcttagaaagaaaaatgaagcgGTTTAAGTATATAAAAAGGAACACGATAATATTAAAACACCATAAGACACCTATAACTGCTAAATTGCAAGCTTACATTTAGAAATGAAGCACAAATTTAGTTGTTTGTACATATTGGATTCATTTATCAATGACAAAATCTACTTAAGCCTTGCCAATATTGAAAAATGAACTCATGCATTGAGTCAATGAAGTTTCCCGTCTTCCCTATTGGACTATAGCTTCTCTCTCAAATAATTCTTTCAGCAACCAAATAATTACATACATGGTCCAAAAAAAAagcaacagcagcagcaaaaCATTTCAGTGTGAATGACTCTTTATCCTACTCAGTATCAACACTCATCTCCAATGTTTCAAATTTGAATATGAATAGGAGGAAGATAAATCAGATATCAGATGATATATAGACACCTAAACAGTAACGACACCCCGCATATTAATACCACAAAATAAACAGATACCCTAATTCCCCCTTTTTCTATTCAACAAACACAATCACATACAAAGATATAATAGCAGCAAAATTCCTCAGCACATCCAGTTTACTCCTTCAATGAATGAAATATCTCTATGCACTTTCACTTTTTGAGGATTTTTCAGAAAAGTAGTACCCTTCCCATATAAGTTATTAATTCCCAGATAAATTATCAAGAAATACAGTTTGAGATGATGGAAACCGAAAGTCATAAAATTGGATATTTGGATAATAGAAATTCAATACTAAAAGGAGTAACATGCTAAACCTTTTTTTCTCAACTTTGTGTCTTGCTTTACCCTCATGtaaatcaaagaaaaattcAGTCAGATTGATAAAGAAAATTCCTATCAATGGAAAATTGAGTTAGAGAAAAAGTGAATAAAAGATGTatgaataaaaaacaaatcacatATACATTAAGGGAACAACGTTGTATTGGAACCAGTTGTGCAACTTATGGGAAATGAGTATCATTAAGGCCTAAGAGGAACAATATTCTAATTCTAAATTTCCTACAAATACCAGTTCACAAAATGCATCAATGTGCACACAAAAGCAAATCTATTAAAGCAAAGAAAAACTGGATGCACCTGTTTCTCTCCATATTTCTCTCTGTACTGTTTCTGAATATCAGAGCTGAAGTACAAAGATGCATTGTATATGAGATTAGGTTGTGTGCTTGGTCAGATTCAGACTATGAAATCGAAGTTCAGTCCCACCACACTATAACCacaaaagaaaaagcaagatcatttagaaaattaattaatttgtaaaGAGAATGAAACCAAGCTGAAACCAAAGAATTATCTTACATCTCAAGTGGCATAGTTGATGAAAACTGGTCTAACTGATTAAAGGAAGCAGCGCATACCGAAGAGCGGGACGATGGTACTCTTTGTCACACTTGAAGGTGCTTCTTCATGTGTTTTGACCTTTCCTTTGCGGTGCTTGTAGTTTCCTCGACCTTTGAAGACATCATTTGATACTTTGACTTGAACACATTAAACCAGCCACTACCCATtttataaagcttttgagaCTTCTGTACAGATGCTCTATTTCACCAACCACTACCAGCAACGAAAATCACATAGCCTTCTTTACCATAAGATTCCAAGGAATTATCTTACATATCAAGTGGCATAGTTGATGAAAACTGGTCTAACTGATTAAAAGAAGCAGCGCATATAGAAGAGCGCGACGATGGTACTCTTTGTCATATAGaaacatgtaacaccccgatttcggtgatgtcactttagtaaccaaaataaacttaatgcggaaaaacgtgaatatattttttttttgataataactaagacgagactgaaataaataaacccaacaataacaataatcagaactaatgtacgatatatataacagccccagctgtagtagcaacctcgtcacgagtaaacctccagtgacggaaagagaaagatgtaacgcccgtaggcaatatatacaaaccaaatgaaaagggtgaagtgtccgcaacaccatccctcaaaactgagaataagctggcccatcggcctgaaacaagacctcctaagtccaaccaactctctgtgattcctgtaaagaaaccacacaaaaagctataggtgggaaactaccctgtccccaaagaaaacaaatgatgttcagagctaagactctactcctacactaatcccatctcgaggagctcacaccagcactaaaacctacatgctagcatgatcgtcgtccgaattcgaaatccagaacgacctagtctatgtacaccatccgtcctcctctcgctaccgcgatgcactcctgttccagcatcccaaccctagttccccccgaagggtgaaccatcatgagcTAGCCcaccaaagacatctgacaaagggcgtttgtccgccaaagcacacacagaagacgcgagggtcaactccaaagaattatataaataataccaccaatagataccgataaaagattagccacttaggcttataactagggattacatcctagggttgtatatttcacaatgaatgtaaacagcaataaatcacagttaacatgcctcaagtagaattaacaagtatcaaacacactcaacaactaagtcagtatccatgttgcatgaaatgatatgcaggttaacccagtcaaccaatatgcaatccggaacggatggacatcaaacggatcaatcctagcaccagcaacggtgggaccattctgcccgcgtgcctcttacaccaaacataggtatggacatcaaacgagtcaatcctagcaccagcaacggtgggaccattctgctcgcgtgcctctgggatggacatcaaccggatcaatcctagcaccagcaacgatgggaccattctgcccgcgtgcctcttacaccaaaccaaggtagccagatcagccataacccgtaggtctgccatttcggtctgctactaagagtcacctagtagcgctcttacgcggaaatcctggtcttataaccaattttggaatccgccgtggtccggtatctcgccgtgtttaaaccacttaatgagtgcatgcaatgcagtgattagccaaacaacgtctccgacctcactcgacacgtcgccacgtgttctagctaaattaatgtctctaaaagcttaccctaaggtaaagtcgattctgcgacaaaagacactttagaggttgtttaatgtcttatgagttttcttttcaaaataatatcctttttagtcttatcgcaaatcctataagttctcgggatctcccaatccccaaatgacaccagagaatgtctcgatccatgaaacaccataacaaggtccgaatctcattcgtcctatcaaactttctcaaaaatctcaaaataaaatcggcatgacctgcccgctattctcacttttcagaaactcagatttcattgcataaccataaataactcagcacaatcaatcaacatgccatatatcaacatattaagcaataaccacatagcacttaacatataaggcatgcaccacacatcctagattacccacatagcacgtagcatgtaggtcaatcatcaaaaacattcagtagatgcatcatctacattgtcagccgaagcctcagaaaacgtttttccaatcaaacacaaacaattgcataaacagtaaaacATGTCGAaagtatcgaccctaagcattaactagagattcagtgagaagccctcacctgtaggttctccagagttatctcctaaagctccttcacaatcaaagccttgctccgctggaaattcctcaaaatcacctttagagcaaaaccacagaaatactagcagaatctatcggaaactaagctatcaatacatcactaaggttacacgaagtagtacatactccgaggtatgataatctagcgcgaaaggacaagttttcggaaaaggaaattttcctcctcccccccttaataggttcggccacttttcacaattgtgggactcgacttttcttcgatcaaacttggttcctatgctatcattagccgtaactaagggtattctgaactcggaaaaattatcggatcaaaaactgtcgcaggggtattttggtcatgatttttaacttagaaatttcaaaactgaaatcccaaaaaccaaatttgacagggacgtcactaacgacgtttatgacaactaatcctactagcactaagctaaggcgatagttttcagcctaaaggttgaagct from Lotus japonicus ecotype B-129 chromosome 2, LjGifu_v1.2 includes:
- the LOC130738003 gene encoding uncharacterized protein LOC130738003 isoform X2 — translated: MDFPVFREEVLKDGSVLAAGAYGGVGYNSTAALSSSSFQKEAAMNCKECVMSERKGEKIQIESFWILLNVIDMWQRSSGYEHMAFSCGKDSVHGHICDKP
- the LOC130738003 gene encoding uncharacterized protein LOC130738003 isoform X1 — protein: MDFPVFREEVLKVTPDGSVLAAGAYGGVGYNSTAALSSSSFQKEAAMNCKECVMSERKGEKIQIESFWILLNVIDMWQRSSGYEHMAFSCGKDSVHGHICDKP